GCAGTTCAAATTTCTCTCATTCTGTTTGCTTGTCTCATATAGTTACAATGCTTATGCTGCATCATCAGATTAAATCCCTGTACCGTTATTATATCCAGCAGCTAAAACTTCCGAGTCTATCCGGATCATGGTTTTGATTTGttacaatttcaattttcaattttcaatactGTTTTGTGCTTTTGTGAGCTTTCCTAATCGTTTGTTATCTGTGCCATTGGTAACTTGCTTCCATTATATGGGAGTATAGTTTGCCTAATACTCTTAACTTATGACTTATTGCAATCGCGCTGCTTGTAATCTTGCAGTTTTGAAGACCGGGGCAGTGAATTCTTCCTCAGGGTCTGCTTATGCCGAGTTCGGAAACACCAAGGTCATTGTATCTGTGTAAGTGCATGCTTAATCTGATAGATGACACCCTAACATTTATTGGagtgaaatttaatattttcaatactATTCACCAGTCTTTACATTTTCTAGTATATTGGAGGgaagaatgagaaaagattTACTCCTAAAAATGGGAAGTTTTGAAATATCCTTCAAGAAATTGTCCTTGTGACGAATTCCAAGtctatatggagtatatcgTTTTCTATGTTTGAGgcttattaaatttcttcattttgctCCAAGGTTGGAAAAGcataactaaaatttcaaatattgcCTTCTTGTCAAAAAATTTAGGCCACttacctaatttttttttttcattttatctctCGACAGACGATCCATTCATTTATCTCATCTTCTTGTCAACTTCCTCTGAATTCTACATATTTGCTTTGGAGTTTGAATTGGATATATGTCATGTAAATGTTTGAGATAGAATTCAGAGCATACGTTTGATTTAGAATTCAGAGCATGATGTCTTAGTCTTTCCATGAAGTTATTATCTTTCTATAACATAGCATGATGAAATGttaaatttcttgattttcttttttgttcaGCTTTGGTCCTAGGGAAAGTAAGAAAGCTATGATGTATAGTAATGTTGGACGGTTAAACTGTAATGTCAGTTATACAACTTTTGCTTCTCCTGTCCGTGGTCAGGTTAATCATCTTATTTTTTCAGTGATGGTGTTCTATCTTTccttatatactccattagtTCTCTATGTATCTGAAACTTATACTGCTTGCCGTCCAGACTCCAGAAACCAAGGATATTTCGGCAATGCTCCACAAAGCTCTGGAGGGCGCCATTATACTGAAATCTTTTCCTAAGACAACTGTTGATGTCTTCGCTTTGGTATTGGAATCTGGAGGAAGTGAGTATTACCTTTGAACTTcttttgggatttttttttttttttaaagaaaatatcagAATAGTATCTTTGCTGTCATCTTCTCAAAGCAATACTATCATTTTAGTAGTTTCTATGTCTCTCTTGTCTAATGATGAGTTATATTTCTTGACTATTCGATAGTAATTTCTGATGAGACAATTTTGGAGTGATGCTTGCCATGCTTACTTGAAACATATAATGCTTGCCACAGGTGATCTTCCGGTAATCACGTCGTGTGCCAGTCTTGCTCTTGCAGATGCAGGCATCATGTTGTATGACATGGTTGCCTCTGTTTCTGTGGTATGAACCCAATGCTTgtatcttttctttctttgtatttttgtgTGAACAATTCCTCATATATATGTGATCATGATTGTGACTTTCTTCACTTCATATTAGTTATataggataaaataatataattttttttaccaaatacGAATGTCAAACTTGTACATATGCTTTtcattcatgttattttaccatttcaaaTGTCGATGCACAGTCATGTATTGGGAAGAATCTTCTCATCGACCCTGTATCAGAAGAAGAAAGCCATCAAGACGGGGCTCTTATGATCACTTGCATGCCATCGCGCAATGAGGTCACACAGATGACTGTCACTGGGGAGTGGTCGACAACTAAGATCAATGAGGTATAGAGAAACATGCTGTCCAAAACGAGCACATTTGGAGCCTCGCTTATATTAAGTTCTATAATCAGAATCATTGCAAACATGCTGCTGCCTTGATAGGAAAAAACTTGATTTACACTTCTTAAACTTGATGTTACAAAATCACAGTAGAAAGAAACTAGGAGTCATGAATTGAAACCAAGTGACACGTTGTTTGCAGGCAATGCAGTTATGCCTCGATGCTTGTTCGAAGCTGGGGAAGGTCATGAGATCATGTCTTAAAGAAGCTGCTTCTGCTCCACAGGATTAGGCACTCTTCCTCAtcgtatataaatatttcactcCCAACATCAATTTTGCTGCTTTTTTGGGCAAGAAAAATATGGCCTAGTAGTTTATATTATTACCAGCATGGCAGCATCCTAGTTTTATTGTTGAAATCGTGAATTTTGTGTCCATTTCCTTTGACAAAGTCATGTGGAATTTGTCAAAGATATATATTTGCTGATGCATGtagagatgatgatgatgatgatgatgatgatgatgatgatccattttctaaatttgCAGGCCATATATACTAATTTATGTGAAGCCTTTAGCTTTTCTACTAAATTGTTTGGTTATGTCAacattttcttattcattttctaataGTATTGGggaaggaagagagagagagagagagcattTAATGGATGACGGTGGGAGCATATTCCGTGCTGACCGTTAGGGAGCAAGTGTTTTAAATGGAGGTCACTTGTAACACTGTAAGTGGGACCACCTTTTACCTTTCATCAAACTTTCGCCATCATATTAGCATACAATACTATAATTTCGTATGATAGTATGTTTTTATAATGTCGTGAGTGTCTACtggagtatcattttacttttttgagGAGCATATATATGATCAACCTGATCTTAGTTTTAACCGTTCATTCATGTTATAACTTGTTTGTCGTTGACAGCTATGGATAATCCTATTGcaattaataatactttaCTTGCCCCATACATAACTCTGAGTTACCTATTTTATGTCTTACGCtacatatttattcaaatcaaaCAATACTCGGTCATCAACATGCCGCCCTCATGAAAATGAGGGGGTTTTTGAATCATACTATTTGATGTCATTGTTATTATCAATTTACACGTTTCATCAATATACATTTCATATAGAGTCGGAATGGAATTAAGAGcgtctccggtggcgccctTCCCACTAGCCCcttccactaggacttcccacaaaactgtctgccacgtcatcactagcccctcccattccactgccaGCCCTTCTCactgcactaggacttcccattaggacttcccgcaataaaattaaattcacaattaaaattaaaatttacggaattaaaattcgacacgaatacgaacgGGGAAATgcgaatatttcattaaaaaaaacatacatcattcgaaaaaaaaaattacatagtagatagaaaaaaaagcaaCCACATCAACTTGCACCCCTCCACGTCCAAacctcttcgatgatatcctcctgaagtcgaatatgggcatctctttgccgcatgtcggcaaatgcacgcaaccgctcaacctctccatgaggtacccccatgttcacattcgcactggccacgccgtggcttggaccggcaccCGTGTCATCTTCGCTGGTCCACTGAGTCAGTTCGTCCCCTTCactttcgacaatcatgttgtgcaaaatgatacatgcgtacatgatgtcgccgaTGTTGGGAAAATACCACTGTCGTGCCGGACCCCTCACCATCCCCCATCGactctggagcacaccaaatgcgcgctcaaCATCATTGCGCGCTGCCTCCTGACGTGGTCGCAAAGTAGGACTTCTTTGGTCCGATCGCATgcttgatcgtcttcacaaagacggccATTTGGGTATATCTcatccgccaaatagtatcccatATTGTGCTGGTTGTCGTTGGCGACGAAACCGATGGCGGGACCAACGCCATTGCAATGATCGTTGAACAGGGGCAACGACcggaggacgttgatgtcgttgttcgacccgacGACTCCAAAATAAAGCATGCCATATCCATAGTCAGTCAGTCACCATGCTTCAAAGATCATCATGGGATGCTTGGCTTTGAAGCCGGAAGTGTGTATCCCCTTCCAGGCGACGGGGCAGTtcctc
The nucleotide sequence above comes from Salvia hispanica cultivar TCC Black 2014 chromosome 5, UniMelb_Shisp_WGS_1.0, whole genome shotgun sequence. Encoded proteins:
- the LOC125187376 gene encoding exosome complex component RRP41-like, with protein sequence MAGKPGAAAPTYSPSTAHRKKRPTIQTDSEWVRPDGRGLPQCRPAFLKTGAVNSSSGSAYAEFGNTKVIVSVFGPRESKKAMMYSNVGRLNCNVSYTTFASPVRGQTPETKDISAMLHKALEGAIILKSFPKTTVDVFALVLESGGSDLPVITSCASLALADAGIMLYDMVASVSVSCIGKNLLIDPVSEEESHQDGALMITCMPSRNEVTQMTVTGEWSTTKINEAMQLCLDACSKLGKVMRSCLKEAASAPQD